The following proteins are co-located in the Agromyces laixinhei genome:
- a CDS encoding Rv3235 family protein, with translation MTARDVIGNRTALNRTSSAYALDDDDEYFGRQPARSTDLPDPEPMLRSLTHCIIEALAGARDLEQLARWVDDDVFRNLSKRVVLAARARRVKGQSPQRPAFSVGRVHLCEPADGVVEAVVMVHQRARSRAVAIRIEGFDQRWRASAIGVL, from the coding sequence ATGACCGCACGCGACGTGATCGGCAACCGAACCGCCCTGAACCGCACCTCTTCTGCGTATGCCCTCGACGATGACGACGAGTACTTCGGCCGCCAACCGGCCCGCAGCACCGACCTCCCAGACCCCGAGCCGATGCTGCGTAGCCTGACCCACTGCATCATCGAGGCACTGGCCGGTGCTCGCGACCTCGAGCAGCTCGCGAGATGGGTCGACGACGACGTCTTCCGCAACCTGTCGAAGCGAGTCGTGCTCGCCGCTCGTGCACGTCGGGTCAAGGGTCAGTCGCCGCAGCGCCCAGCGTTCTCGGTCGGCCGCGTGCATCTGTGCGAGCCTGCAGACGGCGTCGTCGAGGCCGTCGTGATGGTGCACCAGCGAGCGCGTTCCCGGGCAGTGGCGATCCGCATCGAGGGCTTCGACCAGCGCTGGCGCGCGAGCGCCATCGGCGTGCTCTGA
- a CDS encoding helix-turn-helix domain-containing protein, which produces MTTPGSGDEIGRFLTIADAAEILAVDVATVDELIRSGELPAIRVGTSGPWRIERVQLEVWIELQYEETRKSTAWNQGEFSNIVELSGARTGRIRPVDRPH; this is translated from the coding sequence ATGACCACTCCAGGTTCGGGCGATGAGATCGGCCGGTTCCTCACGATCGCCGACGCGGCCGAGATCCTCGCCGTCGACGTCGCGACCGTCGACGAACTGATCCGATCCGGCGAGCTGCCGGCGATCCGCGTCGGCACTTCCGGCCCGTGGCGCATCGAGCGCGTGCAGCTCGAGGTCTGGATCGAACTCCAATACGAGGAGACCCGCAAGTCCACGGCCTGGAATCAGGGCGAGTTCTCGAACATCGTCGAGCTCTCCGGCGCACGCACCGGGCGGATCCGCCCGGTCGATCGACCGCACTGA
- a CDS encoding SAF domain-containing protein, with amino-acid sequence MAARRERSERGALRLDPRLIIGIVLIAGSTFGVWSLVTGLDDGVEVYVARDTLTPGTRIQADDLATETVRLGASGARYLVADGLPDDGLVVARTIEAGELVPEAAVDEADRTGLATVVVPSRGPLPAEIAPGARVDVWTAKQVERGGFEPPAVLVSDAEIAGIIESEGMVSTDGTSVELLIPREKVAALLGALAAGDAIDLVPARATGE; translated from the coding sequence ATGGCAGCACGTCGCGAGCGGAGCGAACGCGGAGCACTCCGGCTGGATCCGCGTCTGATCATCGGCATCGTGCTCATCGCGGGCTCGACCTTCGGCGTCTGGAGCCTCGTGACAGGGCTCGACGACGGCGTCGAGGTCTATGTCGCCCGCGACACCCTCACGCCGGGCACGCGTATCCAGGCCGACGACCTCGCAACCGAGACCGTGCGCCTCGGTGCGAGCGGCGCGCGCTACCTGGTGGCCGACGGTCTTCCCGACGACGGACTCGTCGTGGCGCGCACGATCGAGGCGGGCGAACTCGTGCCGGAGGCCGCCGTCGACGAAGCCGACCGCACGGGCCTCGCGACCGTCGTCGTGCCGAGCAGGGGCCCGCTGCCCGCGGAGATCGCCCCGGGCGCTCGCGTCGATGTCTGGACCGCGAAGCAGGTGGAGCGCGGTGGATTCGAGCCGCCCGCCGTGCTCGTCTCGGACGCCGAGATCGCCGGAATCATCGAGAGCGAGGGCATGGTCTCGACCGACGGCACGTCCGTCGAACTCCTGATCCCGCGCGAGAAGGTCGCGGCGTTGCTCGGGGCCCTGGCCGCAGGCGACGCGATCGATCTCGTGCCGGCGCGGGCGACGGGCGAGTGA
- a CDS encoding AAA family ATPase: MARLALALDGPTEDRILADIVEHGHTIVARLVGWNDLLENLDVLGPEVAIVGAGSGTLSAELLSACDERGVRLVALAGSDAERAHASQLGLHEIVDAAAPWAEIEPLVSGGVPVPSRVGDVRPREERTASVVAVWGPGGAPGRSTLAVNLAAEIAAAGHTVALVDADPYGGAIAPSLGLLDEAPGFASACRLAGADALDRAELERIAQRYTAPRAAFNVFTGLVGPSRWPELSRDRVASAIATMRAWVEYVVIDTGFSLERDEELTSDQFAPRRNAATFAALAAADRVVAVGLADPVGLSRLLRGHGELVELVEHERVDVVVNRVRTSALGIDAHGQVRQTLRRFGGLGDATLLPHDSKATDAAILTARTLRDAAPRSPLRTAIRDYAFEALLPTPQPERRRGLTIAALRRRRPAEVSTGRYA; encoded by the coding sequence GTGGCTCGGCTCGCCCTCGCCCTCGACGGCCCGACCGAAGATCGGATCCTCGCCGACATCGTCGAGCATGGCCACACGATCGTCGCCCGGCTCGTCGGCTGGAACGACCTCCTCGAGAACCTCGACGTGCTCGGCCCCGAGGTCGCGATCGTCGGCGCCGGCAGCGGCACGCTGAGCGCCGAACTGCTGAGCGCCTGCGATGAACGCGGGGTTCGTCTCGTCGCCCTCGCCGGCAGCGACGCCGAGCGGGCGCACGCCTCGCAGCTCGGCCTGCACGAGATCGTCGATGCTGCGGCACCGTGGGCCGAGATCGAACCACTCGTGAGCGGGGGAGTGCCGGTGCCGTCGCGGGTGGGCGACGTGCGGCCGAGGGAGGAGCGCACGGCTTCCGTCGTCGCAGTCTGGGGGCCGGGCGGAGCCCCGGGTCGCAGCACGCTCGCCGTCAACCTCGCCGCCGAGATCGCGGCGGCCGGGCACACCGTCGCCCTCGTCGACGCCGACCCCTACGGGGGCGCGATCGCGCCGTCGCTCGGGCTGCTCGATGAGGCGCCCGGCTTCGCCTCGGCGTGCCGGCTCGCCGGTGCCGACGCCCTCGATCGCGCCGAGCTCGAGCGCATCGCGCAGCGCTACACCGCCCCACGGGCGGCGTTCAACGTGTTCACGGGACTCGTCGGCCCGAGTCGATGGCCCGAGCTCTCACGCGACCGGGTCGCTTCGGCGATCGCGACGATGCGAGCGTGGGTCGAGTACGTCGTCATCGACACCGGATTCAGCCTCGAGCGCGACGAAGAGCTGACGAGCGATCAGTTCGCCCCGCGCCGGAACGCTGCCACCTTCGCGGCTCTGGCGGCCGCCGATCGGGTCGTCGCCGTCGGACTGGCCGACCCTGTCGGCCTGTCTCGGCTGCTCAGGGGGCACGGCGAACTCGTCGAACTGGTCGAGCACGAGCGGGTCGACGTCGTCGTCAACCGGGTGCGAACGAGCGCGCTCGGCATCGACGCGCACGGGCAGGTGCGGCAGACGCTGCGCAGGTTCGGCGGGCTCGGTGACGCCACCCTCCTTCCGCACGACTCGAAGGCGACGGACGCCGCGATCCTCACGGCACGCACACTGCGCGATGCAGCGCCGCGCTCGCCGCTGCGCACTGCGATCCGCGACTATGCGTTCGAGGCGCTGCTGCCCACGCCGCAGCCCGAGCGGCGCAGGGGCCTCACGATCGCGGCGCTGCGCCGGCGACGGCCGGCCGAGGTGAGCACCGGGCGGTACGCTTGA
- a CDS encoding sensor histidine kinase produces the protein MSTLSDLVLAQGRSSQADVDWLHMLVGDLQLLADLAFADIVLWVPSGDDSFVAVAHSRPSSAATLFYRDFVGQEIKPQWREHVGQAYSTARIVDSSAPDWYEEMPTRVSAAPVMRRLTTAGADVAPEPVAVLTRHTNLGATRTPSRQELTFNECAEELFLMIASGDFPDLGAPTGPRRGAPRASDGLIRLDVDGITTFASPNALSAFNRMGFDDELEGESLAEVTTRLLAGKLVVDESLPLVVTGRAPWRTDVESRGVTVSLRAIPIRHRGERVGAIVMSRDVTELRHQEQELITKDATIREIHHRVKNNLQTVASLLRIQARRTHSDEAREALTQAMRRVGAIAVVHDTLSEGLTQNVDFDAVFDRALLLVAEVASAHNTTAHPKRSGSFGVLPSEYATPLALALTELVTNAVEHGLAGQEGDVEITADRSQTMLSVTVRDTGSGLPEGRVGEGLGTQIVRTLIQGELSGTIDWHTIVGSGTEVTIEVPLRWIAPA, from the coding sequence GTGTCGACCCTCAGTGATCTCGTCCTCGCCCAGGGCCGCAGCAGTCAGGCCGATGTCGACTGGCTGCACATGCTCGTCGGCGACCTCCAGCTGCTCGCCGATCTCGCGTTCGCCGACATCGTGCTGTGGGTGCCGTCCGGCGACGATTCGTTCGTCGCCGTCGCCCACTCCCGGCCATCGAGCGCCGCGACGCTCTTCTACCGTGATTTCGTCGGTCAAGAGATCAAGCCGCAGTGGCGTGAGCATGTCGGGCAGGCCTATTCGACCGCACGGATCGTCGATTCATCCGCCCCTGACTGGTATGAGGAGATGCCCACCCGCGTGAGTGCCGCGCCCGTCATGCGCCGTCTCACCACCGCCGGCGCCGACGTCGCGCCCGAACCGGTCGCCGTGCTCACCCGGCACACGAACCTCGGCGCGACCCGCACACCGAGCCGCCAGGAACTCACGTTCAACGAATGTGCAGAAGAGCTCTTCCTGATGATCGCATCGGGCGACTTCCCCGATCTCGGCGCCCCGACCGGTCCGCGTCGCGGCGCTCCACGCGCGTCCGACGGACTCATCCGGCTCGACGTCGACGGCATCACGACGTTCGCGAGCCCGAACGCGCTCTCCGCGTTCAATCGCATGGGTTTCGACGACGAGCTCGAAGGCGAGTCGCTCGCCGAGGTGACCACGAGGCTCCTCGCCGGCAAGCTCGTCGTCGACGAGTCGCTCCCGCTCGTCGTGACAGGTCGGGCCCCCTGGCGCACCGATGTCGAGTCCCGAGGGGTCACCGTGTCGCTTCGGGCCATCCCGATCCGGCACCGAGGCGAGCGCGTCGGCGCGATCGTGATGAGCCGTGACGTCACCGAACTCCGCCACCAGGAGCAGGAGCTCATCACCAAAGACGCGACGATCCGCGAGATCCACCACCGGGTGAAGAACAACCTGCAGACGGTGGCGTCGCTGCTTCGCATCCAGGCCCGGCGCACGCACTCCGACGAGGCACGTGAGGCGCTCACGCAGGCCATGCGGCGCGTCGGAGCGATCGCGGTCGTGCACGACACGCTCTCCGAGGGGCTGACGCAGAACGTCGACTTCGATGCGGTCTTCGACCGCGCACTGCTGCTCGTCGCCGAGGTGGCGTCGGCCCACAATACGACGGCGCACCCGAAGCGCTCCGGGTCGTTCGGCGTGTTGCCGAGTGAGTACGCGACACCGCTCGCGCTCGCGCTCACCGAGCTCGTCACGAACGCGGTCGAGCACGGTCTCGCCGGGCAGGAGGGCGACGTCGAGATCACGGCCGACCGCTCGCAGACGATGCTGAGCGTGACGGTGCGCGACACCGGTTCGGGTCTGCCCGAAGGCAGGGTGGGCGAAGGGCTCGGCACTCAGATCGTGCGCACGCTGATCCAGGGCGAACTGAGCGGCACGATCGACTGGCACACGATCGTCGGCAGCGGCACCGAGGTCACGATCGAGGTTCCGTTGCGCTGGATCGCGCCGGCCTGA
- the sigJ gene encoding RNA polymerase sigma factor SigJ: MAITGEAQHALRPLMFSIAYRMLGSVVEAEDVVQDAYVRLQERHAVGEPIDNPEAFAATVATRLAIDVLRSARRTREIYVGPWIPEPLPDDDADPAHRIERDETLSFAFLAVLERLGPVERAVFLLREVFAYDYPTIAAIVDRNEAACRQIMHRAKQRIAEGRTRFDGAADRDTALTDAFFAALEVGDVDRLVVALADDVVFYGDGGGRAPAVRRPVHGAVAVARFLGGLVRRGTRAGIAFERRPVNGAPSLWVRGPDGALLCVLMVEFVNGSVQVIANQLNPEKLTHLGTVGDLFALLSATPTDSVRPARSSATEPRS; encoded by the coding sequence ATGGCGATCACGGGCGAGGCGCAGCACGCTCTGCGTCCACTCATGTTCTCCATCGCCTATCGCATGCTCGGCAGCGTCGTGGAGGCCGAAGACGTCGTGCAAGACGCGTACGTGCGGCTGCAGGAGCGGCATGCTGTCGGCGAACCGATCGACAACCCCGAGGCTTTCGCGGCCACCGTTGCCACGCGGCTCGCGATCGACGTGCTCCGCTCGGCGCGGCGCACACGCGAGATCTACGTCGGCCCGTGGATACCCGAGCCGCTGCCAGACGATGACGCCGATCCCGCGCACCGCATCGAACGTGACGAGACCCTGTCATTCGCATTCCTCGCGGTGCTCGAACGGCTCGGCCCGGTCGAGCGCGCCGTATTCCTCCTTCGAGAGGTCTTCGCCTACGACTACCCGACGATCGCCGCCATCGTCGACCGCAATGAGGCCGCGTGCCGGCAGATCATGCACCGGGCGAAGCAGCGCATCGCCGAGGGACGGACGCGGTTCGACGGTGCGGCCGACCGTGACACGGCGCTCACCGACGCGTTCTTCGCTGCGCTCGAGGTCGGCGATGTCGACCGACTCGTCGTGGCACTCGCCGACGACGTGGTGTTCTACGGCGACGGCGGCGGCCGGGCACCTGCGGTCCGCCGGCCCGTGCACGGCGCCGTCGCCGTCGCGCGTTTCCTCGGCGGCCTCGTGCGGCGCGGCACCCGAGCGGGCATCGCGTTCGAGCGGCGCCCGGTGAACGGAGCGCCGTCGCTCTGGGTGCGTGGCCCCGACGGTGCGCTGCTCTGCGTTCTGATGGTGGAATTCGTCAACGGTTCGGTGCAGGTGATCGCGAACCAGCTGAATCCCGAGAAGCTCACTCACCTCGGCACGGTCGGTGACCTGTTCGCACTGTTGTCGGCGACACCGACCGACTCGGTCAGGCCGGCGCGATCCAGCGCAACGGAACCTCGATCGTGA
- a CDS encoding NAD-dependent epimerase/dehydratase family protein yields MRVFIAGATGAIGSRVVRLLVAAGHEVAGTSRHGDRLADIEAAGARGLVMDGLDATSVRTAVLEARPEVIVHELTALAGLAPDLKHFDQGFAMTNELRTSGTDHLLAVAAEAGVGRFIAQSYTGWPNERTGGAVKDEADPIDPHPTDASKETIAAIRYVEGATAAADGVALRSGQLYGPGQSIGRGGEMVEMIAAGRLPLVGGGTGITSFCHIDDAASATAAAVTHGAAGVYNIVDDDPAPVSEWLPALAEAVGAKAPRHVPAWVARPLIGEHGVSLMTKARGSSNAKAKRELDWTPDWPSWREGFRSGLG; encoded by the coding sequence ATGCGAGTGTTCATCGCCGGCGCCACGGGCGCCATCGGATCGAGAGTGGTGCGACTCCTCGTCGCGGCGGGGCACGAGGTGGCCGGAACGTCGAGGCACGGCGACCGATTGGCCGACATCGAGGCGGCAGGTGCGCGCGGCCTCGTGATGGACGGCCTCGACGCGACATCCGTTCGCACCGCCGTGCTCGAAGCCCGCCCCGAGGTGATCGTGCACGAACTCACCGCGCTCGCGGGCCTCGCGCCCGATCTCAAGCACTTCGACCAGGGGTTCGCCATGACCAACGAGTTGCGTACCAGCGGAACCGATCACCTGCTCGCGGTCGCAGCCGAAGCCGGCGTCGGCAGGTTCATCGCGCAGAGCTACACGGGGTGGCCGAACGAGCGCACGGGCGGCGCGGTCAAGGACGAGGCCGACCCGATCGACCCGCACCCGACTGATGCCTCGAAGGAGACGATCGCCGCGATCAGGTACGTCGAGGGTGCGACCGCCGCGGCCGACGGGGTCGCGCTCCGCTCTGGGCAGCTGTACGGGCCGGGCCAGTCGATCGGACGCGGAGGCGAGATGGTCGAGATGATCGCCGCGGGAAGACTGCCGCTCGTCGGCGGCGGCACCGGGATCACCTCGTTCTGCCACATCGACGACGCGGCATCCGCCACCGCGGCCGCCGTCACGCACGGTGCTGCCGGCGTCTACAACATCGTCGATGACGACCCAGCGCCCGTCTCGGAGTGGTTGCCCGCGCTCGCCGAGGCGGTCGGGGCGAAGGCGCCGAGGCACGTGCCGGCGTGGGTGGCACGGCCGCTCATCGGCGAACACGGGGTGTCACTGATGACGAAGGCGCGCGGCTCGTCGAACGCGAAGGCGAAACGGGAGCTCGACTGGACCCCCGACTGGCCGAGTTGGCGCGAGGGCTTCCGCAGCGGCCTCGGCTGA
- a CDS encoding cation diffusion facilitator family transporter encodes MAHDHDHVATADRARLWVAAAIIGAFLIVQVIGAVFSGSLALLADAGHMASDLIGLAVALVASFVAARPATDRQTYGYRRAEVLGALVNGVILVVVAVSVAISAVGRLVTGAAGEAHEVQGVPMLVVAGIGLVANVAAMLVLRGGAKDSINLRGAYLEVLGDLIGSALVIAAALVIVFTGFDAADPIASLAIAALIVPRALSLLRDVARVLFESAPADTDVAEIRAHILRTDGVVAVHDVHVWAITSGAHVFSAHVEVAPDVFSSGRTGELLDELGGCLSEHFDVEHSTFQLEPAGREQREQSQHP; translated from the coding sequence ATGGCACACGATCACGATCACGTAGCAACCGCCGACCGTGCACGGCTCTGGGTCGCCGCCGCGATCATCGGCGCGTTCCTCATCGTGCAGGTGATCGGCGCGGTCTTCAGCGGCTCGCTCGCGCTCCTCGCCGACGCCGGGCACATGGCGAGCGACCTCATCGGGCTCGCTGTCGCCCTCGTGGCGTCATTCGTCGCGGCCAGACCCGCGACCGACCGCCAGACCTACGGCTATCGCCGGGCGGAAGTGCTCGGGGCTCTCGTGAACGGCGTCATTCTCGTGGTCGTCGCGGTCTCTGTCGCGATCAGCGCTGTCGGCCGCCTGGTGACGGGTGCAGCAGGCGAGGCCCATGAGGTGCAGGGCGTGCCGATGCTCGTCGTCGCCGGCATCGGTCTCGTCGCCAACGTCGCGGCGATGCTCGTGCTGCGCGGCGGTGCGAAGGATTCGATCAACCTTCGCGGCGCGTACTTGGAAGTGCTCGGCGACCTCATCGGGTCTGCCCTCGTCATCGCCGCGGCGCTCGTGATCGTCTTCACGGGCTTCGACGCCGCCGATCCGATCGCCTCGCTCGCGATCGCCGCGCTCATCGTGCCGCGGGCGCTGTCACTGCTTCGCGACGTCGCGCGCGTGCTCTTCGAATCGGCGCCGGCCGACACCGACGTCGCCGAGATCCGCGCGCACATCCTGCGCACGGACGGGGTGGTGGCAGTGCACGACGTGCATGTGTGGGCGATCACCTCGGGTGCGCACGTGTTCAGCGCGCACGTGGAGGTCGCGCCCGACGTCTTCTCCTCCGGCCGCACCGGTGAACTGCTCGATGAGCTCGGCGGATGTCTCAGCGAACACTTCGACGTCGAGCACTCGACCTTCCAGCTCGAGCCGGCGGGCCGGGAGCAACGGGAGCAGTCGCAGCATCCGTGA
- a CDS encoding DedA family protein: protein MHTALIPWLDPETIIAGAGPWALVVVCAIVFAETGLLVGFLLPGDTLLVISGLLTHTSLVFGVDIWWVCLAIGFAAFLGGEVGYLIGHKFGPSVFERKESGLFSVKNVERTNAFFTRFGALAIILARFVPIVRTFAPVAAGVGHMNYKKYTLYNFIGAIIWGVGLTYFGFLIGYIPPIAEFVQEYIDVILIGAVVLTLIPTLWHYFASARKAKRAAAAGEDVVTDHDEATHLVLDPEVFEHGHEEKK, encoded by the coding sequence ATCCACACCGCGCTCATCCCCTGGCTCGACCCCGAGACGATCATCGCGGGCGCGGGCCCTTGGGCGCTCGTCGTGGTCTGCGCGATCGTGTTCGCCGAGACGGGCCTGCTGGTCGGGTTCCTTCTGCCCGGCGACACGCTGCTCGTGATCTCCGGCCTGCTCACGCACACCTCGCTCGTCTTCGGCGTCGACATCTGGTGGGTGTGCCTCGCCATCGGCTTCGCCGCGTTCCTCGGCGGCGAGGTGGGGTACCTGATCGGCCACAAGTTCGGCCCGAGCGTCTTCGAACGCAAGGAGTCGGGCCTGTTCAGCGTGAAGAACGTCGAGCGCACGAACGCCTTCTTCACGCGTTTCGGCGCGCTCGCGATCATCCTCGCCCGCTTCGTGCCGATCGTGCGCACCTTCGCTCCCGTTGCGGCCGGCGTGGGGCACATGAACTACAAGAAGTACACGCTCTACAACTTCATCGGTGCGATCATCTGGGGCGTCGGGCTCACCTACTTCGGCTTCCTCATCGGCTATATCCCCCCCATCGCGGAATTCGTGCAGGAGTACATCGACGTCATCCTCATCGGGGCCGTGGTGCTCACGCTCATCCCGACCCTCTGGCACTACTTCGCCTCAGCCCGCAAGGCCAAGCGAGCAGCAGCGGCCGGAGAAGACGTCGTCACCGACCATGACGAGGCGACTCATCTCGTGCTCGACCCCGAGGTCTTCGAGCACGGCCACGAAGAGAAGAAGTAG
- a CDS encoding heme oxygenase (biliverdin-producing) — MTIAPTAPAHTDAEPLDVAALVRAASADDHRAAESRGYIVQLMGGELSLEEYTRYLAQFGWVYEALEERGSRDGDPAVFDPELARMATIEADLAALGAADWRTSHPPLPATSEYADHLRAVSDDDVRYLAHHYTRYLGDLSGGQAIARLVARHYGATPEQLSFYRFEIAEDGVVRYKRGYREAMNDLALAPDQVDVLIAEVRTSFRMNGAIFEALSA; from the coding sequence ATGACGATCGCCCCCACTGCCCCGGCGCACACCGACGCAGAACCCCTCGACGTCGCTGCACTCGTGCGCGCGGCCTCCGCCGACGACCACCGGGCCGCAGAATCTCGCGGCTACATCGTGCAGCTCATGGGCGGCGAACTCTCACTCGAGGAGTACACGCGCTACCTTGCGCAGTTCGGCTGGGTCTACGAAGCGCTCGAAGAGCGAGGCAGCCGCGACGGCGACCCTGCGGTGTTCGACCCCGAGTTGGCTCGCATGGCCACGATCGAGGCCGACCTCGCCGCTCTCGGTGCCGCCGACTGGCGCACCTCGCACCCACCGCTTCCGGCGACGAGCGAGTACGCCGACCACCTCCGCGCCGTCTCCGACGACGACGTGCGGTACCTCGCGCACCACTACACGCGGTACCTCGGCGACCTCTCGGGCGGCCAGGCCATCGCGCGGCTCGTCGCGCGCCACTACGGCGCCACCCCCGAGCAACTGAGCTTCTACCGGTTCGAGATCGCCGAAGACGGAGTCGTGCGCTACAAGCGCGGTTACCGCGAAGCCATGAACGATCTCGCACTGGCGCCGGATCAGGTCGACGTGCTCATCGCCGAGGTCCGCACCTCGTTCCGCATGAACGGTGCGATCTTCGAGGCGCTCTCCGCCTGA
- a CDS encoding LLM class flavin-dependent oxidoreductase, which translates to MAVELAQLAETSGWQGFFVWEGIWATDPWAMLAAAAMVTDDIRLGTMLTPVPRRRPWELAGQTMTVDRLSGGRVILSAGLGVSAAEPRFWIFEDDPGRRHRAELLDESLELMQQLWRAEPFEFEGRHYRAERTDSMLPPPIVQDPRIPTWVVGLWPRMKSMRRVARYDGWIPNYAPPGASPESADEQTRLFTPEVAAEAIAWIQDERARLGLADRPFDVIQEGTTSGTDAAADAAVVRPWSDAGATWWLESDWSVPAERIEAYARERIAAGPPAL; encoded by the coding sequence TTGGCGGTCGAACTGGCGCAGCTCGCCGAGACATCCGGATGGCAGGGCTTCTTCGTCTGGGAGGGCATCTGGGCGACCGATCCGTGGGCGATGCTCGCGGCGGCCGCGATGGTCACCGACGACATCAGACTGGGCACCATGCTCACGCCGGTTCCGCGCCGCCGACCGTGGGAGCTCGCCGGGCAGACCATGACGGTCGACCGGCTCTCGGGCGGCCGGGTCATCCTCTCGGCAGGACTCGGCGTCTCAGCGGCCGAGCCGCGGTTCTGGATCTTCGAAGACGATCCCGGCCGCAGGCATCGGGCCGAACTGCTCGACGAGTCGCTCGAGCTCATGCAGCAGTTGTGGCGGGCCGAGCCGTTCGAGTTCGAAGGCCGCCACTACCGGGCCGAGCGCACCGATTCGATGCTGCCGCCGCCGATCGTGCAAGACCCCCGAATTCCCACTTGGGTGGTCGGGCTCTGGCCGCGCATGAAGTCGATGCGCCGGGTCGCTCGTTACGACGGGTGGATTCCCAACTATGCGCCGCCGGGAGCGTCTCCAGAGAGCGCCGATGAGCAGACGCGGCTCTTCACGCCGGAGGTCGCCGCCGAGGCGATCGCCTGGATCCAAGACGAGCGTGCCCGGCTCGGCCTCGCAGACCGGCCGTTCGACGTGATCCAAGAGGGCACCACGAGCGGCACCGATGCGGCGGCCGACGCGGCCGTCGTACGGCCGTGGTCCGATGCGGGTGCGACGTGGTGGCTCGAGTCCGATTGGTCGGTGCCCGCCGAGCGCATCGAGGCCTACGCGCGCGAACGCATCGCGGCGGGCCCGCCGGCACTGTGA
- the soxR gene encoding redox-sensitive transcriptional activator SoxR, translating into MVLEPDDLLAIGEVSRRSGVPASALHFYEQLGLIASTRTAGNQRRYRRHMLRRISLIVVAKRLGIPLSDVQEVFTSLPLDHPPSQRDWRRVAQQWRAQLEVRRTQLDHLQRELTGCIGCGCLSLKACRLLNPEDELATDGPGPRRI; encoded by the coding sequence ATGGTCTTGGAACCCGATGATCTGCTCGCGATCGGCGAGGTCTCGCGCCGTTCGGGCGTGCCGGCCTCTGCGCTGCACTTCTACGAGCAGCTGGGCCTCATCGCCTCCACTCGAACCGCGGGCAACCAGCGCCGCTATCGACGCCACATGCTCCGACGCATCTCCCTGATCGTCGTCGCCAAGAGGCTCGGCATCCCGCTGAGCGATGTGCAGGAGGTCTTCACCAGCCTGCCGCTCGACCATCCGCCCTCTCAGCGCGACTGGCGACGTGTCGCGCAGCAGTGGCGTGCACAACTCGAGGTGCGCCGCACGCAACTCGATCACTTGCAGCGCGAGCTCACTGGATGCATCGGCTGCGGGTGCCTGTCTCTCAAGGCATGCCGCCTGCTGAACCCCGAAGACGAGCTGGCCACCGACGGTCCAGGGCCGCGGCGCATCTGA
- a CDS encoding isochorismatase family protein — MTHATTTALLVIDAQESFRQRADDWSRTTNPQVFANIAQLTEHARSADDLVVWITHAEPETGGVFDPARGFVRVVSELEPLEGDLHVTKTSVNAFTTTNLQQQLMQHGIRRLVICGIRTEQCCETTARVASDLGFEVEFVLDATTTSAIRAGAGYPSVSGEELMARTAGVLGARGFAVIVTTAQRTGTPVAV, encoded by the coding sequence ATGACACATGCCACCACTACCGCACTCCTCGTCATCGATGCTCAGGAGTCGTTCCGGCAGCGTGCCGACGACTGGTCGCGGACGACGAATCCGCAAGTGTTCGCGAACATCGCACAGCTCACGGAGCATGCGCGTTCGGCTGATGACCTGGTCGTCTGGATCACTCATGCTGAACCCGAGACGGGCGGCGTGTTCGATCCGGCTCGAGGTTTCGTTCGCGTGGTGAGCGAGCTCGAGCCACTCGAGGGCGATCTCCACGTGACGAAGACCTCGGTCAACGCATTCACCACGACGAACCTGCAACAGCAGCTGATGCAGCACGGAATCCGCCGCCTCGTGATCTGCGGCATCCGAACCGAACAGTGCTGCGAGACCACGGCGCGGGTCGCAAGCGACCTCGGCTTCGAAGTCGAGTTCGTCCTCGATGCCACGACGACCTCGGCCATCCGTGCAGGCGCCGGGTACCCATCGGTCTCGGGTGAGGAGTTGATGGCGCGCACGGCAGGTGTCCTCGGCGCGCGAGGCTTCGCGGTGATCGTGACGACGGCCCAGCGAACGGGCACCCCCGTGGCGGTGTGA